One part of the Hydra vulgaris chromosome 01, alternate assembly HydraT2T_AEP genome encodes these proteins:
- the LOC136075178 gene encoding uncharacterized protein LOC136075178 isoform X2, giving the protein MYKQVGYEDSKTGIQSFSENLFSRKKLLCEIQDYFLQDANEPALVLYGMSGVGKTHIARKYCEISYNFYKNVVWIDAAFAMLQTSMRNHCQILGFEVQDSKGDYFDIKVIVGKIHNYYKNEKTLYVFDNVDDESVKNLSMYISKKPNSFTLITSQWRTWSNNVNQMFVDVFSSEEAFAYVKNNTRESSDENIRNLIKELGYHPFAISQAIKYINIYKVSIEKYIDRYRSKPAEILDNNNFPTEEESKSAIKAINLVLIKLEKTQPFLFKLLNCLSHCDGQNISKQFITQISNQMETNDESLIDEAIGLLISYSLLNCFDDKKYTMHELTQLTCKCFQKRNSNTNTYLDLIENYFKVELNNVKDHIDYGNDFVFHFIFMFRTNGKRFSETFHHLTTSIKKLLVCKGLFEEAIEILKIVKNFNTETYGENNKITLLTKHNIASCLDDMGKYNEALEIYYSVDKIQTEILGINHPSTMTTKHNIANCLNRMGKYNEALEIYYSVDKIQTEILGINHPSTMATKHNIALCLNNMGKYNEALEIYYSVDKIKTEILGINHPDTMITKHNIALCLNRMGKYNEALEIYYSVDKIQTEILGINHPSTMTTKHNIALCLNNMGKYNEALEIYYSVDKIKTEILGINHPDTMITKHSIASCLDDMGKYNDALEIYYSVDKIRTEILGINHPDTMTTKHNIASCLDNMGKYNEALEIYYSVDKIQTEILGINHPSTMTTKHNIASCLNRMGKYNEALEIYYSVDKIQTEILGINHPSTMATKHNIALCLNNMGKYNEALEIYYSVDKIKTEILGINHPSTMTTKNNIAFCLDNMGKYNEALEIYYSVDKIETEILGINHPSTMTTKHNIASCLDDMGKYNDALEIYYSVDKIQTEILGINHPDTMITKHSIASCLNNMGKYNEALEIYYSVDKIKTEILGINHPSTMTTKNNIAFCLDNMGKYNEALEIYYSVDKLQTEILGINHPSTMATKRNIAICLNNLETKRASCLII; this is encoded by the coding sequence GTATTCAatctttttcagaaaatttattttcacgcAAGAAACTACTTTGTGAAattcaagattattttttacaagatGCAAACGAGCCAGCTTTAGTATTATATGGAATGTCGGGTGTCGGAAAGACACATATTGCCAGAAAATATTGTGAAATATCGTATAACTTCTATAAAAACGTTGTTTGGATTGACGCAGCATTTGCAATGTTGCAAACTTCAATGAGAAACCATTGTCAAATATTAGGATTCGAGGTTCAAGATTCAAAAGGagattattttgatataaaagtgATTGTTGGAAAAATTCacaactattataaaaatgaaaaaactttgtatGTTTTTGACAATGTTGACGATGAAAgtgttaaaaacttatcaatgtACATTTCAAAAAAACCGAATTCATTCACGTTGATTACCTCCCAATGGAGAACGTGGTCAAATAATGTAAATCAAatgtttgttgatgttttttcttCTGAAGAAGCATTcgcttatgtaaaaaataatactagaGAAAGTAGCGATGAAAACATAAGAAACTTAATTAAAGAACTTGGTTATCATCCGTTTGCAATTAGTCaggcaataaaatatataaatatatataaagtttcgATAGAGAAATACATAGATCGATATAGATCTAAACCAGCAGAAATATTAGACAATAATAACTTTCCAACAGAAGAAGAATCAAAGTCTGCAATAAAAGCAAttaacttagttttaataaaattagaaaaaactcaaccttttctatttaaattattaaactgtTTATCTCATTGTGACGGTCAAAACATCAGTAAACAGTTTATAACACAAATCTCAAATCAAATGGAAACAAACGACGAATCTTTAATCGATGAAGCTATTGGATTACTAATAAGTTATTCTTTACTAAACtgttttgatgataaaaaatatacaatgcACGAACTTACACAGTTAACAtgtaaatgttttcaaaaaagaaactcaaatacaaatacatatcTTGATTTaatcgaaaattattttaaagttgaattgAATAATGTAAAAGATCACATAGATTACggaaatgattttgtttttcattttatctttaTGTTTCGTACTAACGGAAAAAGATTTTCGGAAACCTTCCATCATTTGACaacttctattaaaaaattattagtatgtAAAGGTTTATTTGAAGAAGCAAtcgaaatattaaaaattgttaaaaattttaatacagaaACTTAtggtgaaaataataaaatcacgcttcttacaaaacataatatcgcaagTTGCTTGGACGacatgggaaaatataacgaagctttagaaatttattattctgttgataaaatacaaactgaaattttaggtatcaaccatccgtctacaatgacaacaaaacataatatcgcaaactgtttgaacagaatgggaaaatataacgaagctttagaaatttattattctgttgataaaatacaaactgaaattttaggtatcaaccatccgtctacaatggcaacaaaacataatatcgcactCTGTTTGAacaatatgggaaaatataacgaagctttagaaatttattattctgttgataaaataaaaactgaaattttaggtatcaaccatccggaTACAATgataacaaaacataatatcgcactCTGTTTGAACAgaatgggaaaatataacgaagctttagaaatttattattctgttgataaaatacaaactgaaattttaggtatcaaccatccgtctacaatgacaacaaaacataatatcgcactCTGTTTGAacaatatgggaaaatataacgaagctttagaaatttattattctgttgataaaataaaaactgaaattttaggtatcaaccatccggaTACAATGATAACAAAACATAGTATCGCAAGCTGTTTGGacgatatgggaaaatataacgacgctttagaaatttattattctgttgataaaatacgaactgaaattttaggtatcaaccatccggatacaatgacaacaaaacataatatcgcaagctgtttggacaatatgggaaaatataacgaagctttagaaatttattattctgttgataaaatacaaactgaaattttaggtatcaaccatccgtctacaatgacaacaaaacataatatcgcaagcTGTTTGAACAgaatgggaaaatataacgaagctttagaaatttattattctgttgataaaatacaaactgaaattttaggtatcaaccatccgtctacaatggcaacaaaacataatatcgcactCTGTTTGAacaatatgggaaaatataacgaagctttagaaatttattattctgttgataaaataaaaactgaaattttaggtatcaaccatccgtctacaatgacaacaaaaaataatatcgcattCTGTTTGGacaatatgggaaaatataacgaagctttagaaatttattattctgttgataaaatagaaactgaaattttaggtatcaaccatccgtctacaatgacaacaaaacataatatcgcaagctgtttggacgatatgggaaaatataacgacgctttagaaatttattattctgttgataaaatacaaactgaaattttaggtatcaaccatccggaTACAATGATAACAAAACATAGTATCGCAAGCTGTTTGAacaatatgggaaaatataacgaagctttagaaatttattattctgttgataaaataaaaactgaaattttaggtatcaaccatccgtctacaatgacaacaaaaaataatatcgcattCTGTTTGGacaatatgggaaaatataacgaagctttagaaatttattattctgttgataaattacaaactgaaattttaggtatcaaccatccgtctACAATGGCAACAAAACGTAATATTGCAATCTGTTTGAATAATTTAGAAACAAAGCGAGCGAgttgtttaattatttga
- the LOC136075178 gene encoding uncharacterized protein LOC136075178 isoform X1, translating to MTSNQEDCHKFSCFTGIQSFSENLFSRKKLLCEIQDYFLQDANEPALVLYGMSGVGKTHIARKYCEISYNFYKNVVWIDAAFAMLQTSMRNHCQILGFEVQDSKGDYFDIKVIVGKIHNYYKNEKTLYVFDNVDDESVKNLSMYISKKPNSFTLITSQWRTWSNNVNQMFVDVFSSEEAFAYVKNNTRESSDENIRNLIKELGYHPFAISQAIKYINIYKVSIEKYIDRYRSKPAEILDNNNFPTEEESKSAIKAINLVLIKLEKTQPFLFKLLNCLSHCDGQNISKQFITQISNQMETNDESLIDEAIGLLISYSLLNCFDDKKYTMHELTQLTCKCFQKRNSNTNTYLDLIENYFKVELNNVKDHIDYGNDFVFHFIFMFRTNGKRFSETFHHLTTSIKKLLVCKGLFEEAIEILKIVKNFNTETYGENNKITLLTKHNIASCLDDMGKYNEALEIYYSVDKIQTEILGINHPSTMTTKHNIANCLNRMGKYNEALEIYYSVDKIQTEILGINHPSTMATKHNIALCLNNMGKYNEALEIYYSVDKIKTEILGINHPDTMITKHNIALCLNRMGKYNEALEIYYSVDKIQTEILGINHPSTMTTKHNIALCLNNMGKYNEALEIYYSVDKIKTEILGINHPDTMITKHSIASCLDDMGKYNDALEIYYSVDKIRTEILGINHPDTMTTKHNIASCLDNMGKYNEALEIYYSVDKIQTEILGINHPSTMTTKHNIASCLNRMGKYNEALEIYYSVDKIQTEILGINHPSTMATKHNIALCLNNMGKYNEALEIYYSVDKIKTEILGINHPSTMTTKNNIAFCLDNMGKYNEALEIYYSVDKIETEILGINHPSTMTTKHNIASCLDDMGKYNDALEIYYSVDKIQTEILGINHPDTMITKHSIASCLNNMGKYNEALEIYYSVDKIKTEILGINHPSTMTTKNNIAFCLDNMGKYNEALEIYYSVDKLQTEILGINHPSTMATKRNIAICLNNLETKRASCLII from the coding sequence GTATTCAatctttttcagaaaatttattttcacgcAAGAAACTACTTTGTGAAattcaagattattttttacaagatGCAAACGAGCCAGCTTTAGTATTATATGGAATGTCGGGTGTCGGAAAGACACATATTGCCAGAAAATATTGTGAAATATCGTATAACTTCTATAAAAACGTTGTTTGGATTGACGCAGCATTTGCAATGTTGCAAACTTCAATGAGAAACCATTGTCAAATATTAGGATTCGAGGTTCAAGATTCAAAAGGagattattttgatataaaagtgATTGTTGGAAAAATTCacaactattataaaaatgaaaaaactttgtatGTTTTTGACAATGTTGACGATGAAAgtgttaaaaacttatcaatgtACATTTCAAAAAAACCGAATTCATTCACGTTGATTACCTCCCAATGGAGAACGTGGTCAAATAATGTAAATCAAatgtttgttgatgttttttcttCTGAAGAAGCATTcgcttatgtaaaaaataatactagaGAAAGTAGCGATGAAAACATAAGAAACTTAATTAAAGAACTTGGTTATCATCCGTTTGCAATTAGTCaggcaataaaatatataaatatatataaagtttcgATAGAGAAATACATAGATCGATATAGATCTAAACCAGCAGAAATATTAGACAATAATAACTTTCCAACAGAAGAAGAATCAAAGTCTGCAATAAAAGCAAttaacttagttttaataaaattagaaaaaactcaaccttttctatttaaattattaaactgtTTATCTCATTGTGACGGTCAAAACATCAGTAAACAGTTTATAACACAAATCTCAAATCAAATGGAAACAAACGACGAATCTTTAATCGATGAAGCTATTGGATTACTAATAAGTTATTCTTTACTAAACtgttttgatgataaaaaatatacaatgcACGAACTTACACAGTTAACAtgtaaatgttttcaaaaaagaaactcaaatacaaatacatatcTTGATTTaatcgaaaattattttaaagttgaattgAATAATGTAAAAGATCACATAGATTACggaaatgattttgtttttcattttatctttaTGTTTCGTACTAACGGAAAAAGATTTTCGGAAACCTTCCATCATTTGACaacttctattaaaaaattattagtatgtAAAGGTTTATTTGAAGAAGCAAtcgaaatattaaaaattgttaaaaattttaatacagaaACTTAtggtgaaaataataaaatcacgcttcttacaaaacataatatcgcaagTTGCTTGGACGacatgggaaaatataacgaagctttagaaatttattattctgttgataaaatacaaactgaaattttaggtatcaaccatccgtctacaatgacaacaaaacataatatcgcaaactgtttgaacagaatgggaaaatataacgaagctttagaaatttattattctgttgataaaatacaaactgaaattttaggtatcaaccatccgtctacaatggcaacaaaacataatatcgcactCTGTTTGAacaatatgggaaaatataacgaagctttagaaatttattattctgttgataaaataaaaactgaaattttaggtatcaaccatccggaTACAATgataacaaaacataatatcgcactCTGTTTGAACAgaatgggaaaatataacgaagctttagaaatttattattctgttgataaaatacaaactgaaattttaggtatcaaccatccgtctacaatgacaacaaaacataatatcgcactCTGTTTGAacaatatgggaaaatataacgaagctttagaaatttattattctgttgataaaataaaaactgaaattttaggtatcaaccatccggaTACAATGATAACAAAACATAGTATCGCAAGCTGTTTGGacgatatgggaaaatataacgacgctttagaaatttattattctgttgataaaatacgaactgaaattttaggtatcaaccatccggatacaatgacaacaaaacataatatcgcaagctgtttggacaatatgggaaaatataacgaagctttagaaatttattattctgttgataaaatacaaactgaaattttaggtatcaaccatccgtctacaatgacaacaaaacataatatcgcaagcTGTTTGAACAgaatgggaaaatataacgaagctttagaaatttattattctgttgataaaatacaaactgaaattttaggtatcaaccatccgtctacaatggcaacaaaacataatatcgcactCTGTTTGAacaatatgggaaaatataacgaagctttagaaatttattattctgttgataaaataaaaactgaaattttaggtatcaaccatccgtctacaatgacaacaaaaaataatatcgcattCTGTTTGGacaatatgggaaaatataacgaagctttagaaatttattattctgttgataaaatagaaactgaaattttaggtatcaaccatccgtctacaatgacaacaaaacataatatcgcaagctgtttggacgatatgggaaaatataacgacgctttagaaatttattattctgttgataaaatacaaactgaaattttaggtatcaaccatccggaTACAATGATAACAAAACATAGTATCGCAAGCTGTTTGAacaatatgggaaaatataacgaagctttagaaatttattattctgttgataaaataaaaactgaaattttaggtatcaaccatccgtctacaatgacaacaaaaaataatatcgcattCTGTTTGGacaatatgggaaaatataacgaagctttagaaatttattattctgttgataaattacaaactgaaattttaggtatcaaccatccgtctACAATGGCAACAAAACGTAATATTGCAATCTGTTTGAATAATTTAGAAACAAAGCGAGCGAgttgtttaattatttga
- the LOC136075178 gene encoding uncharacterized protein LOC136075178 isoform X17, whose protein sequence is MYKQVGYEDSKTGIQSFSENLFSRKKLLCEIQDYFLQDANEPALVLYGMSGVGKTHIARKYCEISYNFYKNVVWIDAAFAMLQTSMRNHCQILGFEVQDSKGDYFDIKVIVGKIHNYYKNEKTLYVFDNVDDESVKNLSMYISKKPNSFTLITSQWRTWSNNVNQMFVDVFSSEEAFAYVKNNTRESSDENIRNLIKELGYHPFAISQAIKYINIYKVSIEKYIDRYRSKPAEILDNNNFPTEEESKSAIKAINLVLIKLEKTQPFLFKLLNCLSHCDGQNISKQFITQISNQMETNDESLIDEAIGLLISYSLLNCFDDKKYTMHELTQLTCKCFQKRNSNTNTYLDLIENYFKVELNNVKDHIDYGNDFVFHFIFMFRTNGKRFSETFHHLTTSIKKLLVCKGLFEEAIEILKIVKNFNTETYGENNKITLLTKHNIASCLDDMGKYNEALEIYYSVDKIQTEILGINHPSTMTTKHNIANCLNRMGKYNEALEIYYSVDKIQTEILGINHPSTMTTKHNIASCLNRMGKYNEALEIYYSVDKIQTEILGINHPSTMATKHNIALCLNNMGKYNEALEIYYSVDKIKTEILGINHPSTMTTKNNIAFCLDNMGKYNEALEIYYSVDKIETEILGINHPSTMTTKHNIASCLDDMGKYNDALEIYYSVDKIQTEILGINHPDTMITKHSIASCLNNMGKYNEALEIYYSVDKIKTEILGINHPSTMATKRNIAICLNNLETKRASCLII, encoded by the exons GTATTCAatctttttcagaaaatttattttcacgcAAGAAACTACTTTGTGAAattcaagattattttttacaagatGCAAACGAGCCAGCTTTAGTATTATATGGAATGTCGGGTGTCGGAAAGACACATATTGCCAGAAAATATTGTGAAATATCGTATAACTTCTATAAAAACGTTGTTTGGATTGACGCAGCATTTGCAATGTTGCAAACTTCAATGAGAAACCATTGTCAAATATTAGGATTCGAGGTTCAAGATTCAAAAGGagattattttgatataaaagtgATTGTTGGAAAAATTCacaactattataaaaatgaaaaaactttgtatGTTTTTGACAATGTTGACGATGAAAgtgttaaaaacttatcaatgtACATTTCAAAAAAACCGAATTCATTCACGTTGATTACCTCCCAATGGAGAACGTGGTCAAATAATGTAAATCAAatgtttgttgatgttttttcttCTGAAGAAGCATTcgcttatgtaaaaaataatactagaGAAAGTAGCGATGAAAACATAAGAAACTTAATTAAAGAACTTGGTTATCATCCGTTTGCAATTAGTCaggcaataaaatatataaatatatataaagtttcgATAGAGAAATACATAGATCGATATAGATCTAAACCAGCAGAAATATTAGACAATAATAACTTTCCAACAGAAGAAGAATCAAAGTCTGCAATAAAAGCAAttaacttagttttaataaaattagaaaaaactcaaccttttctatttaaattattaaactgtTTATCTCATTGTGACGGTCAAAACATCAGTAAACAGTTTATAACACAAATCTCAAATCAAATGGAAACAAACGACGAATCTTTAATCGATGAAGCTATTGGATTACTAATAAGTTATTCTTTACTAAACtgttttgatgataaaaaatatacaatgcACGAACTTACACAGTTAACAtgtaaatgttttcaaaaaagaaactcaaatacaaatacatatcTTGATTTaatcgaaaattattttaaagttgaattgAATAATGTAAAAGATCACATAGATTACggaaatgattttgtttttcattttatctttaTGTTTCGTACTAACGGAAAAAGATTTTCGGAAACCTTCCATCATTTGACaacttctattaaaaaattattagtatgtAAAGGTTTATTTGAAGAAGCAAtcgaaatattaaaaattgttaaaaattttaatacagaaACTTAtggtgaaaataataaaatcacgcttcttacaaaacataatatcgcaagTTGCTTGGACGacatgggaaaatataacgaagctttagaaatttattattctgttgataaaatacaaactgaaattttaggtatcaaccatccgtctacaatgacaacaaaacataatatcgcaaactgtttgaacagaatgggaaaatataacgaagctttagaaatttattattctgttgataaaatacaaactgaaattttag gtatcaaccatccgtctacaatgacaacaaaacataatatcgcaagcTGTTTGAACAgaatgggaaaatataacgaagctttagaaatttattattctgttgataaaatacaaactgaaattttaggtatcaaccatccgtctacaatggcaacaaaacataatatcgcactCTGTTTGAacaatatgggaaaatataacgaagctttagaaatttattattctgttgataaaataaaaactgaaattttaggtatcaaccatccgtctacaatgacaacaaaaaataatatcgcattCTGTTTGGacaatatgggaaaatataacgaagctttagaaatttattattctgttgataaaatagaaactgaaattttaggtatcaaccatccgtctacaatgacaacaaaacataatatcgcaagctgtttggacgatatgggaaaatataacgacgctttagaaatttattattctgttgataaaatacaaactgaaattttaggtatcaaccatccggaTACAATGATAACAAAACATAGTATCGCAAGCTGTTTGAacaatatgggaaaatataacgaagctttagaaatttattattctgttgataaaataaaaactgaaattttag gtatcaaccatccgtctACAATGGCAACAAAACGTAATATTGCAATCTGTTTGAATAATTTAGAAACAAAGCGAGCGAgttgtttaattatttga
- the LOC136075178 gene encoding uncharacterized protein LOC136075178 isoform X9 — protein MYKQVGYEDSKTGIQSFSENLFSRKKLLCEIQDYFLQDANEPALVLYGMSGVGKTHIARKYCEISYNFYKNVVWIDAAFAMLQTSMRNHCQILGFEVQDSKGDYFDIKVIVGKIHNYYKNEKTLYVFDNVDDESVKNLSMYISKKPNSFTLITSQWRTWSNNVNQMFVDVFSSEEAFAYVKNNTRESSDENIRNLIKELGYHPFAISQAIKYINIYKVSIEKYIDRYRSKPAEILDNNNFPTEEESKSAIKAINLVLIKLEKTQPFLFKLLNCLSHCDGQNISKQFITQISNQMETNDESLIDEAIGLLISYSLLNCFDDKKYTMHELTQLTCKCFQKRNSNTNTYLDLIENYFKVELNNVKDHIDYGNDFVFHFIFMFRTNGKRFSETFHHLTTSIKKLLVCKGLFEEAIEILKIVKNFNTETYGENNKITLLTKHNIASCLDDMGKYNEALEIYYSVDKIQTEILGINHPSTMTTKHNIANCLNRMGKYNEALEIYYSVDKIQTEILGINHPDTMTTKHNIASCLDNMGKYNEALEIYYSVDKIQTEILGINHPSTMTTKHNIASCLNRMGKYNEALEIYYSVDKIQTEILGINHPSTMATKHNIALCLNNMGKYNEALEIYYSVDKIKTEILGINHPSTMTTKNNIAFCLDNMGKYNEALEIYYSVDKIETEILGINHPSTMTTKHNIASCLDDMGKYNDALEIYYSVDKIQTEILGINHPDTMITKHSIASCLNNMGKYNEALEIYYSVDKIKTEILGINHPSTMTTKNNIAFCLDNMGKYNEALEIYYSVDKLQTEILGINHPSTMATKRNIAICLNNLETKRASCLII, from the exons GTATTCAatctttttcagaaaatttattttcacgcAAGAAACTACTTTGTGAAattcaagattattttttacaagatGCAAACGAGCCAGCTTTAGTATTATATGGAATGTCGGGTGTCGGAAAGACACATATTGCCAGAAAATATTGTGAAATATCGTATAACTTCTATAAAAACGTTGTTTGGATTGACGCAGCATTTGCAATGTTGCAAACTTCAATGAGAAACCATTGTCAAATATTAGGATTCGAGGTTCAAGATTCAAAAGGagattattttgatataaaagtgATTGTTGGAAAAATTCacaactattataaaaatgaaaaaactttgtatGTTTTTGACAATGTTGACGATGAAAgtgttaaaaacttatcaatgtACATTTCAAAAAAACCGAATTCATTCACGTTGATTACCTCCCAATGGAGAACGTGGTCAAATAATGTAAATCAAatgtttgttgatgttttttcttCTGAAGAAGCATTcgcttatgtaaaaaataatactagaGAAAGTAGCGATGAAAACATAAGAAACTTAATTAAAGAACTTGGTTATCATCCGTTTGCAATTAGTCaggcaataaaatatataaatatatataaagtttcgATAGAGAAATACATAGATCGATATAGATCTAAACCAGCAGAAATATTAGACAATAATAACTTTCCAACAGAAGAAGAATCAAAGTCTGCAATAAAAGCAAttaacttagttttaataaaattagaaaaaactcaaccttttctatttaaattattaaactgtTTATCTCATTGTGACGGTCAAAACATCAGTAAACAGTTTATAACACAAATCTCAAATCAAATGGAAACAAACGACGAATCTTTAATCGATGAAGCTATTGGATTACTAATAAGTTATTCTTTACTAAACtgttttgatgataaaaaatatacaatgcACGAACTTACACAGTTAACAtgtaaatgttttcaaaaaagaaactcaaatacaaatacatatcTTGATTTaatcgaaaattattttaaagttgaattgAATAATGTAAAAGATCACATAGATTACggaaatgattttgtttttcattttatctttaTGTTTCGTACTAACGGAAAAAGATTTTCGGAAACCTTCCATCATTTGACaacttctattaaaaaattattagtatgtAAAGGTTTATTTGAAGAAGCAAtcgaaatattaaaaattgttaaaaattttaatacagaaACTTAtggtgaaaataataaaatcacgcttcttacaaaacataatatcgcaagTTGCTTGGACGacatgggaaaatataacgaagctttagaaatttattattctgttgataaaatacaaactgaaattttaggtatcaaccatccgtctacaatgacaacaaaacataatatcgcaaactgtttgaacagaatgggaaaatataacgaagctttagaaatttattattctgttgataaaatacaaactgaaattttag gtatcaaccatccggatacaatgacaacaaaacataatatcgcaagctgtttggacaatatgggaaaatataacgaagctttagaaatttattattctgttgataaaatacaaactgaaattttaggtatcaaccatccgtctacaatgacaacaaaacataatatcgcaagcTGTTTGAACAgaatgggaaaatataacgaagctttagaaatttattattctgttgataaaatacaaactgaaattttaggtatcaaccatccgtctacaatggcaacaaaacataatatcgcactCTGTTTGAacaatatgggaaaatataacgaagctttagaaatttattattctgttgataaaataaaaactgaaattttaggtatcaaccatccgtctacaatgacaacaaaaaataatatcgcattCTGTTTGGacaatatgggaaaatataacgaagctttagaaatttattattctgttgataaaatagaaactgaaattttaggtatcaaccatccgtctacaatgacaacaaaacataatatcgcaagctgtttggacgatatgggaaaatataacgacgctttagaaatttattattctgttgataaaatacaaactgaaattttaggtatcaaccatccggaTACAATGATAACAAAACATAGTATCGCAAGCTGTTTGAacaatatgggaaaatataacgaagctttagaaatttattattctgttgataaaataaaaactgaaattttaggtatcaaccatccgtctacaatgacaacaaaaaataatatcgcattCTGTTTGGacaatatgggaaaatataacgaagctttagaaatttattattctgttgataaattacaaactgaaattttaggtatcaaccatccgtctACAATGGCAACAAAACGTAATATTGCAATCTGTTTGAATAATTTAGAAACAAAGCGAGCGAgttgtttaattatttga